Proteins encoded together in one Campylobacter concisus window:
- the atpD gene encoding F0F1 ATP synthase subunit beta translates to MKGVISQVMGPVVDVDFNDYLPKINEAIEVFFEVEGKKHKLILEVAAHLGDNRVRTIAMDMSEGLTRGLEAKALGAPISVPVGEKVLGRIFNVVGDLIDEGEGINFDKHWSIHRDPPPFEEQSTKSEIFETGIKVVDLLAPYAKGGKVGLFGGAGVGKTVIIMELIHNVAFKHSGYSVFAGVGERTREGNDLYHEMKESNVLDKVALCYGQMNEPPGARNRIALTGLTMAEYFRDEMGLDVLMFIDNIFRFSQSGAEMSALLGRIPSAVGYQPTLASEMGKFQERITSTKKGSITSVQAVYVPADDLTDPAPATVFAHLDATTVLNRSIAEKGIYPAVDPLDSTSRMLDPQILGADHYKVARGVQAVLQKYKDLQDIIAILGMDELSEEDKLTVDRARKIERFLSQPFFVAEVFTGSPGKYVSLDENIAGFKGILEGKYDHLPEAAFYMVGNIDEALAKAEKLKA, encoded by the coding sequence ATGAAGGGTGTTATTAGTCAAGTTATGGGCCCTGTGGTCGATGTTGACTTTAATGACTACTTGCCGAAGATCAATGAAGCTATCGAAGTTTTCTTTGAGGTTGAGGGCAAGAAACATAAACTAATATTAGAAGTTGCTGCTCACCTAGGCGATAATAGAGTCAGAACGATCGCTATGGATATGAGCGAGGGTCTGACTCGTGGCTTAGAGGCTAAAGCGCTTGGTGCACCTATAAGTGTGCCAGTTGGCGAAAAAGTTTTGGGTAGAATTTTTAACGTAGTTGGCGATTTGATCGACGAGGGCGAGGGTATAAATTTTGATAAGCATTGGTCTATCCACCGCGATCCTCCTCCATTTGAAGAGCAAAGTACGAAGAGTGAAATTTTTGAAACTGGTATCAAGGTAGTTGATCTTCTAGCTCCTTATGCAAAAGGTGGTAAAGTAGGCCTATTTGGTGGTGCTGGTGTTGGTAAAACGGTTATTATTATGGAGCTTATCCACAACGTTGCATTTAAACACAGCGGCTATTCTGTATTTGCAGGCGTTGGTGAGAGAACTCGTGAAGGTAACGACCTTTATCACGAAATGAAAGAAAGTAACGTTTTGGATAAAGTTGCCTTATGCTATGGCCAAATGAACGAGCCACCAGGAGCAAGAAACCGTATCGCGCTAACTGGTCTTACAATGGCTGAGTATTTCCGTGATGAGATGGGACTTGACGTTTTGATGTTTATTGATAATATCTTCCGTTTTTCTCAATCAGGCGCAGAAATGTCAGCTCTACTTGGACGTATCCCATCAGCTGTTGGTTATCAGCCAACTCTTGCAAGTGAGATGGGTAAATTTCAAGAGAGAATCACATCAACTAAAAAAGGCTCAATTACCTCTGTTCAGGCTGTTTACGTTCCAGCTGACGACCTTACAGATCCAGCTCCTGCTACGGTTTTTGCTCACCTTGATGCTACAACGGTTCTTAATAGATCGATCGCAGAAAAAGGTATCTATCCAGCTGTTGATCCGCTTGATTCAACATCAAGAATGCTCGATCCACAAATTTTAGGAGCAGATCACTATAAGGTAGCTCGCGGCGTTCAAGCTGTGCTTCAAAAATATAAAGACCTTCAAGATATCATCGCTATCCTTGGTATGGATGAGCTTAGCGAAGAAGATAAGCTAACTGTTGATAGAGCAAGAAAGATAGAAAGATTCTTGTCTCAACCATTCTTCGTTGCTGAAGTATTTACAGGTAGCCCTGGTAAATACGTAAGTCTTGACGAAAATATCGCTGGCTTTAAGGGAATTTTAGAAGGTAAATATGACCATCTACCAGAAGCAGCATTTTATATGGTTGGAAATATAGATGAGGCTTTAGCTAAAGCTGAGAAACTTAAGGCTTAA
- the atpC gene encoding ATP synthase F1 subunit epsilon yields MDKLHLEIVTPQGQIFNDDVSSVVLPGSEGEFGVLPNHASLISLLKAGIIDIEDKHKKHDVVAINWGYAKIDEGKVVILADGAVYVSGNSESELANSLEAARNLIESMSSDTNAFAATISKMENVVRAR; encoded by the coding sequence ATGGATAAATTACATTTAGAGATCGTAACTCCTCAAGGTCAGATATTTAATGATGACGTGAGTAGTGTAGTGCTTCCAGGTAGCGAGGGTGAGTTTGGTGTTTTGCCAAACCACGCCTCATTAATATCTCTTTTAAAAGCAGGTATTATAGATATAGAAGATAAGCATAAAAAGCATGATGTAGTTGCTATCAACTGGGGTTATGCAAAGATCGACGAGGGCAAAGTAGTTATACTAGCTGACGGTGCGGTCTATGTCTCTGGCAATAGTGAAAGCGAGCTTGCAAATTCATTAGAAGCTGCTAGAAATTTGATAGAGAGTATGAGCAGTGATACAAATGCTTTTGCAGCAACTATATCAAAAATGGAAAATGTAGTGAGAGCAAGATAA
- a CDS encoding MotA/TolQ/ExbB proton channel family protein, whose product MGGIDIFLNYIQRSSFITIIVLTWLSIYFIVSFTILFSRMAGIGAWQKREQNALEALLMGAKNIPNYSSLKKCASGRISKEKLNVCISIAEKNATSGLTWLSVIASTSPFIGLFGTVVSILETFSQLGNGTGSSLGIIAPAISEALVATGCGIFVAIPAYTFNLLIKRKAYELMSVIERQADVMIALKKDDEIL is encoded by the coding sequence GTGGGCGGAATAGATATATTTTTAAATTACATTCAAAGAAGTAGTTTTATTACAATTATAGTTTTAACTTGGTTGTCAATATATTTTATAGTTAGTTTCACAATTCTTTTTTCAAGAATGGCTGGCATAGGCGCTTGGCAAAAACGCGAGCAAAATGCGCTTGAAGCACTACTTATGGGCGCTAAGAATATACCAAATTACTCATCTTTAAAGAAGTGTGCAAGTGGTAGAATTTCAAAAGAAAAGCTAAATGTTTGCATAAGCATTGCCGAAAAGAATGCTACAAGTGGGCTTACATGGCTTAGTGTAATAGCTTCTACTTCTCCATTTATCGGTCTTTTTGGAACAGTCGTATCTATCTTGGAGACATTTTCGCAGCTAGGAAATGGCACAGGTTCATCACTTGGTATTATCGCTCCAGCTATTTCAGAGGCACTTGTTGCAACTGGTTGCGGAATTTTTGTTGCCATCCCAGCATATACATTTAATTTACTCATAAAAAGAAAAGCTTATGAATTAATGAGTGTTATTGAGCGTCAGGCTGATGTTATGATAGCACTTAAAAAAGATGATGAGATACTATAA
- a CDS encoding biopolymer transporter ExbD: protein MAVKFTDETPELNITPLVDIMLVLLAILMVTMPTITYQEDITLPDGSKAKTSTSKQKDLIVSINAQGQVRIDQSTMSLAELPDNIALMSAKYDKTSPIYIKADKNLKYDDVMFVLKTLKGAGFNKVALETNG from the coding sequence ATGGCCGTTAAATTTACCGATGAGACACCAGAGCTAAATATAACTCCTCTTGTTGATATTATGCTTGTTTTACTAGCCATTTTAATGGTTACTATGCCAACTATAACATATCAAGAAGATATAACATTGCCAGATGGCTCAAAGGCAAAAACATCTACTTCTAAACAAAAAGATCTTATAGTGTCTATAAATGCACAAGGACAAGTTAGGATAGATCAAAGTACAATGAGCCTTGCTGAACTTCCAGATAACATTGCACTAATGAGTGCAAAATATGACAAAACCTCGCCTATATACATAAAGGCTGATAAAAATTTAAAATACGATGATGTTATGTTTGTATTAAAGACTTTAAAAGGTGCTGGTTTTAATAAAGTAGCTTTAGAGACAAACGGTTAA
- a CDS encoding TonB C-terminal domain-containing protein, with amino-acid sequence MPNKVKFPTLSSFFVAFCIYIIIVLALFIKLTFFSEPPKKYTDDKDAIMDVVMVDREVDQTIKAPKQADEVVKETKPEPKKESEEDKQETTNKPVVPDEPLPTPSLPTPPKEEPKSEPKKPEPKPEIPKPSEEPKEDVKPEPKPEPKPTPKPVEKPKPKEPNIKDLFSDIDSTKLKKDDGIKKAENKVQSRKKSEASSSKAAKEASDIIKSLKIDQNPTAPKSQMTGTYDPLMGAITKQIQRRWQSYKADSANIAKVKVMIDQSGNFSYEILELSYNEEFNAKVRECLEKLTAEKFPFNPDKSTTFNLNLEDKIN; translated from the coding sequence ATGCCTAATAAAGTTAAATTTCCAACGCTTAGTTCGTTTTTTGTAGCGTTTTGCATTTACATTATCATTGTGCTTGCTTTGTTTATAAAGCTTACTTTTTTTAGCGAACCTCCTAAAAAATATACTGATGATAAAGATGCTATTATGGATGTGGTTATGGTTGATAGAGAAGTTGATCAAACCATTAAAGCTCCAAAACAAGCAGATGAAGTAGTTAAAGAGACAAAGCCTGAACCTAAAAAGGAATCTGAAGAAGATAAGCAAGAGACTACAAATAAACCTGTTGTGCCAGATGAGCCATTACCAACTCCAAGCTTGCCAACTCCTCCAAAAGAAGAGCCAAAATCTGAGCCTAAAAAACCAGAACCAAAACCTGAAATCCCAAAACCTAGCGAAGAGCCTAAAGAGGATGTCAAGCCAGAGCCAAAACCTGAGCCTAAACCTACGCCAAAGCCAGTTGAAAAGCCAAAACCAAAAGAGCCAAACATAAAAGATCTCTTTAGTGATATAGACTCGACTAAACTTAAAAAAGATGATGGCATAAAAAAGGCTGAAAATAAAGTACAAAGCCGTAAAAAAAGCGAGGCTTCTAGCTCAAAAGCTGCAAAAGAGGCTAGCGACATCATCAAGAGCTTAAAGATAGATCAAAACCCAACAGCTCCAAAGTCACAAATGACCGGCACTTATGATCCGTTGATGGGAGCGATAACAAAACAAATCCAAAGAAGATGGCAAAGCTATAAAGCTGACTCTGCAAATATAGCTAAGGTAAAAGTTATGATAGATCAGAGTGGAAATTTTAGCTATGAAATTTTAGAGCTATCATATAATGAAGAGTTTAATGCAAAGGTTAGAGAGTGTCTGGAAAAGCTTACTGCAGAGAAATTTCCATTTAATCCAGACAAAAGTACTACTTTTAATTTAAATTTAGAAGATAAAATAAACTAA
- the tolB gene encoding Tol-Pal system protein TolB: MKKIFLFLCVALGLYAADATISVINQGVALPKIALQDATTAVSDAGFKDKFFKIMLGDLKVSSDFEVIEDHVPSTYEGTAATNTMSDKGVELIFRYALEGSMGSPLTLRVKLIDAKTATTRYERVYNMPDGAKYPFLAHKSIVELTNELNLPPVGWMEKFIILAKYTSARQSSIIVADYTLTYQKTIVSGGLNIFPKWAGADQSKFYYTSYVNNRPTLFRYDLNSGTKTKIIDSMGMLIASDVSKDGSKILLTMAPKDQPDIFIYNTGSKKLTQITNYPGIDVNGNFVDNDSRIVFVSDRLGYPNIFATPATSGGSVEQMVFHGKNNNSVSTFENYVVYSSREASGGFNIYLISTQTDFIRQLTANGKNNYPRFSSDGQSVVFIKELGGQSSLGVVRLNENRSFQFPLKVGKIQSIDW; the protein is encoded by the coding sequence ATGAAGAAAATTTTTCTTTTTTTGTGCGTTGCTCTAGGGCTTTATGCTGCTGATGCGACGATATCTGTTATAAACCAAGGTGTTGCTTTGCCAAAGATAGCTTTGCAAGATGCAACTACAGCTGTTAGTGATGCTGGCTTTAAAGATAAATTCTTTAAGATCATGCTAGGTGACTTGAAAGTTAGCTCTGACTTTGAGGTTATCGAAGATCACGTGCCTTCAACCTATGAGGGAACAGCAGCTACAAATACAATGAGCGACAAAGGTGTTGAGCTTATCTTTAGATATGCTCTTGAAGGTTCTATGGGTTCACCTCTTACTTTAAGAGTAAAACTCATCGATGCAAAGACTGCAACTACAAGGTATGAGAGAGTTTATAACATGCCTGATGGTGCAAAGTATCCGTTTTTGGCACACAAAAGTATAGTTGAGCTAACAAATGAGCTAAATTTACCACCAGTTGGCTGGATGGAGAAATTTATCATCTTAGCAAAATACACTTCAGCTCGCCAAAGCTCTATTATAGTAGCTGATTACACACTTACATATCAAAAGACAATAGTAAGTGGCGGTCTAAATATCTTCCCTAAATGGGCAGGCGCTGATCAGAGTAAATTTTACTATACATCTTATGTAAATAACAGACCAACTTTGTTTAGATATGATCTAAATTCTGGCACAAAAACAAAGATAATAGACAGCATGGGTATGCTTATAGCATCTGATGTTAGCAAAGATGGAAGTAAAATTCTATTAACCATGGCTCCAAAAGATCAACCAGATATTTTCATCTATAATACAGGTAGCAAAAAATTAACTCAGATAACAAACTATCCAGGCATTGATGTAAATGGAAATTTCGTAGATAATGACAGCAGAATAGTTTTTGTTTCAGATAGACTTGGATATCCAAATATCTTCGCAACACCTGCAACTTCAGGCGGAAGTGTTGAGCAAATGGTATTTCATGGCAAAAACAATAACTCAGTAAGCACTTTTGAAAACTATGTAGTTTATTCAAGTAGAGAGGCTAGTGGTGGCTTTAATATCTATCTAATCTCAACTCAAACAGATTTTATCCGTCAGCTTACAGCAAATGGTAAAAACAACTATCCAAGATTTTCAAGTGATGGTCAAAGTGTCGTATTTATCAAAGAACTTGGCGGTCAAAGCTCGCTTGGCGTTGTTAGATTAAATGAGAACAGAAGTTTCCAATTTCCACTAAAAGTAGGTAAAATTCAATCTATTGATTGGTAA
- a CDS encoding OmpA family protein — MKKVVLASVAVATLLLSGCSSKNPEVDMNANSNQSADNSGSMSDADRLAALIANIESQVKSVYFDFDKFNIKADQQGVVSSNASVFNQADAQALSIKVEGNCDEWGTDEYNYALGLKRAKSAKDALVRNGVSADRIAVVSFGESNPVCTDKTKACDAQNRRADFKVLP, encoded by the coding sequence ATGAAAAAAGTAGTTCTAGCAAGTGTTGCAGTTGCAACTTTATTGTTGAGCGGTTGTAGCTCTAAAAACCCTGAAGTTGATATGAATGCAAATTCAAATCAATCTGCAGATAACTCAGGTAGCATGAGTGATGCTGATAGATTAGCAGCTCTTATCGCTAACATCGAGAGCCAAGTTAAAAGTGTATACTTTGACTTTGATAAATTTAATATCAAAGCTGACCAACAAGGTGTTGTTAGCTCAAATGCATCAGTATTTAACCAAGCTGACGCTCAAGCTCTTTCTATAAAAGTAGAAGGTAACTGCGACGAGTGGGGTACAGATGAGTATAACTATGCTCTTGGTCTAAAACGTGCTAAAAGTGCTAAAGACGCTCTTGTAAGAAATGGCGTTAGCGCTGATAGAATCGCTGTAGTAAGCTTTGGCGAAAGCAACCCAGTTTGTACAGACAAAACAAAAGCTTGCGACGCTCAAAACAGACGTGCAGATTTCAAAGTACTTCCTTAA
- a CDS encoding tetratricopeptide repeat protein yields the protein MNKKIIIAALLGAAFSISSAQEVSAFDAGNMDSANPYGLTDDEKATLSNKRSVQNIEENMDNVSEQLQGLQSLIESMSARMNKLEQRMNDIETKVNGGISDSGVSLTSLKAYVDETRDIQDKNYKNITAALNKLGAIMDKNAAQPKQSANPKQQNKPTSNFSGKSDKDILADGIKLLNSGNSTEAAEYFEYLNKKGYKTGASNYYLGEVAYSQKSYSTAIQYYKKSIQSEDKADYTPKLLYHTAISFDKIGDTQSANRFYKALKVGYPDSKEAKAAPNRN from the coding sequence ATGAATAAAAAAATAATCATTGCGGCTCTTCTTGGAGCCGCTTTCTCTATAAGTTCAGCTCAAGAAGTTTCAGCATTTGACGCAGGCAATATGGATAGCGCAAATCCATATGGACTAACAGATGATGAAAAGGCAACTCTAAGCAACAAAAGAAGCGTTCAAAATATCGAAGAAAACATGGATAATGTTTCAGAACAACTTCAAGGTTTGCAAAGCTTGATCGAGAGCATGAGTGCTAGGATGAACAAGCTTGAGCAAAGAATGAACGATATCGAAACCAAAGTCAATGGCGGTATAAGCGATTCTGGTGTAAGTTTGACATCATTAAAAGCTTATGTTGATGAGACTAGGGATATACAAGATAAAAACTATAAAAATATTACTGCTGCCTTAAATAAATTAGGCGCGATAATGGATAAAAATGCTGCTCAACCAAAGCAAAGTGCAAATCCAAAACAACAAAATAAGCCAACTTCAAATTTTAGTGGCAAAAGCGACAAGGATATTTTAGCTGATGGCATTAAGCTTTTAAATTCTGGCAATAGCACAGAAGCAGCTGAATATTTTGAATACTTAAATAAAAAAGGCTACAAAACTGGTGCTTCAAATTATTATCTAGGTGAAGTTGCTTATAGTCAAAAATCATACAGTACGGCCATACAATACTATAAAAAAAGTATACAAAGTGAAGATAAGGCTGATTACACTCCAAAACTTTTGTATCACACAGCTATAAGCTTTGATAAGATCGGTGATACTCAAAGTGCCAACAGGTTTTATAAGGCTTTAAAAGTAGGCTATCCAGATAGCAAAGAAGCCAAAGCCGCTCCCAACAGAAACTAA
- a CDS encoding FKBP-type peptidyl-prolyl cis-trans isomerase: MIVSKDQVITMFYELKDANTGEILESNMQEGGQISFITGHGHIIEKLEEEVSKLKSGERATISVKAAEGCGEYNKEAIQSLPKEQFAGIDLHEGMELFGQNEDGSSVRVIVKEIKDDEVTVDFNHPYAGKDLLFNVEVLEVRDATEDEKATGMVAGAHTCGCGGHDHEHEHECCGGHGHGHGHGHEDGGCGCGGHGHHHH; encoded by the coding sequence ATTATTGTGAGTAAAGATCAAGTTATAACAATGTTTTATGAGCTAAAAGACGCTAATACTGGCGAAATTTTAGAGTCAAATATGCAAGAAGGTGGTCAAATTTCTTTTATTACAGGGCATGGCCATATTATAGAAAAGCTTGAAGAAGAAGTAAGCAAATTAAAATCAGGCGAAAGAGCAACTATAAGTGTAAAGGCAGCAGAGGGTTGTGGTGAATATAATAAAGAAGCCATTCAGTCGTTACCAAAAGAACAATTTGCTGGTATAGATTTGCATGAAGGAATGGAACTTTTTGGTCAAAATGAGGATGGCTCAAGCGTTCGTGTTATTGTTAAAGAGATCAAAGATGACGAAGTAACAGTTGATTTTAATCACCCATATGCTGGTAAAGATTTGCTATTTAATGTTGAAGTTTTAGAAGTTAGAGATGCGACAGAAGATGAAAAAGCAACAGGCATGGTAGCTGGGGCTCATACTTGCGGTTGCGGTGGTCACGATCATGAGCATGAACATGAGTGCTGCGGTGGTCATGGACACGGTCATGGACACGGACACGAGGATGGCGGTTGCGGTTGCGGTGGACACGGACATCACCATCACTAA
- the fabD gene encoding ACP S-malonyltransferase, with the protein MKKFAFVFAGQGSQSIGMGKDFYENFSTAKLLLNDACNDTGIDYKELLFTQNDKLDKTEFTQPAIVLNSLMTYLAFSNFIKEKPEFSLGHSLGEFTALAVSGAFNFIDAIRLVNLRGKFMQEACVGKDAGMMVVLGLSDEVVEEICKKAREEGLQIYAANYNCDGQIVVAGVRADLASYESKFKEAGAKRAMLLNMSVASHCPILEPASVRLASELESTLATKFSPVVSNVNAKIYTDKSEALVLLKEQLIKPVCYKQSIKNYENNVDCFIELGAATLKGINKKITEKPTYSITDMASLEEVVKILEER; encoded by the coding sequence ATGAAAAAATTTGCTTTTGTTTTTGCGGGCCAAGGCTCGCAAAGTATTGGTATGGGAAAAGACTTTTACGAAAATTTTTCTACTGCTAAATTACTTTTAAATGATGCTTGTAATGATACTGGCATTGATTACAAAGAGCTTTTATTTACACAAAACGATAAGTTGGATAAAACAGAATTTACTCAGCCAGCTATCGTTTTAAACTCACTAATGACTTATTTGGCTTTTTCAAATTTTATTAAAGAAAAACCAGAATTTAGTCTCGGGCACTCACTTGGAGAATTTACTGCTCTTGCAGTTAGTGGAGCATTTAATTTTATTGATGCGATTAGGCTTGTAAACTTACGTGGTAAATTTATGCAAGAAGCCTGCGTTGGTAAAGATGCCGGCATGATGGTAGTTCTTGGACTTAGCGATGAAGTGGTTGAAGAAATTTGTAAAAAAGCAAGAGAAGAAGGTTTGCAAATTTATGCTGCAAACTACAACTGCGATGGACAAATTGTTGTCGCTGGTGTAAGAGCTGATCTTGCTAGCTATGAATCAAAATTTAAAGAAGCTGGCGCAAAAAGAGCAATGCTTTTAAATATGTCAGTAGCAAGCCATTGTCCGATACTTGAGCCAGCTAGTGTTAGGCTGGCAAGTGAGCTTGAGAGTACTTTGGCTACTAAATTTTCTCCAGTTGTCTCAAATGTAAATGCTAAAATTTATACTGATAAAAGCGAAGCACTAGTCCTGCTAAAAGAGCAGCTAATAAAACCAGTTTGCTATAAACAAAGCATTAAAAACTATGAAAATAATGTTGATTGTTTTATCGAGCTTGGCGCTGCGACGTTAAAGGGCATCAATAAAAAAATTACTGAAAAGCCAACTTATAGTATTACTGATATGGCAAGTCTTGAAGAAGTTGTGAAAATTTTGGAGGAGAGATGA
- a CDS encoding 5'-methylthioadenosine/adenosylhomocysteine nucleosidase, with the protein MIAILGAMQEEITPILEMVGEYKTVQYANNKFYLANYKGKELVIAYSKIGKVNAAITATLIIEKFKASKLLFTGVAGSLDESLKIGDMLYATSLVQHDLDITAFGHPYGYVPGTSIFVKSDEGLNELAKKVADKKDMSLSAGIIATGDQFICDNEKKNWIKKIFNASATEMEGASVALVCETLDVPFFILRAISDGAGDAAEFDFDKFLQDSANVSAKFILEMVENL; encoded by the coding sequence ATGATAGCGATACTTGGAGCTATGCAAGAGGAGATAACACCGATCCTTGAAATGGTTGGTGAATATAAAACTGTTCAATATGCAAATAATAAATTTTACTTAGCAAACTATAAAGGAAAAGAGCTAGTCATTGCCTATTCAAAGATAGGCAAAGTAAATGCAGCTATAACAGCAACTTTGATAATAGAAAAATTTAAGGCCTCAAAATTGCTCTTTACTGGCGTAGCTGGCTCACTTGATGAGAGTCTAAAAATAGGCGATATGCTTTATGCTACTAGCTTAGTGCAACATGATCTTGATATCACGGCCTTTGGCCATCCTTATGGCTATGTGCCAGGCACAAGTATCTTTGTCAAAAGTGATGAAGGACTAAATGAACTGGCAAAAAAGGTAGCTGATAAAAAAGATATGAGCTTAAGTGCTGGTATTATTGCGACTGGAGATCAGTTTATCTGCGATAATGAAAAGAAAAATTGGATAAAAAAGATATTTAATGCGAGCGCTACCGAGATGGAAGGTGCTAGCGTTGCGCTAGTTTGCGAAACACTTGATGTGCCATTTTTTATACTAAGAGCTATCAGCGATGGAGCTGGTGATGCAGCAGAGTTTGACTTTGATAAATTCTTACAAGATTCAGCAAATGTTAGTGCAAAATTTATACTTGAAATGGTAGAAAATTTATGA
- a CDS encoding tRNA 2-thiocytidine biosynthesis TtcA family protein yields the protein MIELSKRLLRQVGQTNARYKMIEGGDKILLGLSGGKDSLALAHVLKHIQNVTPEKFEFKAVTLSYGMGEDYAYLTKHCNEHGIEHEVIDSSIFEISKEKIRKNSSFCSFFSRMRRGYLYTYALKHGFNKLAIAHHLDDAAESFFMNFTYNGALRTLAPKYTAKNGITVIRPFIFIRERQLRENAIKNELRVIGDEACPAMRFDVKMPHARYETKQLLATLEKENPKLFTSLKAAFENIHTDTFFALNSSSEE from the coding sequence ATGATAGAGCTTAGTAAAAGGCTTCTTAGGCAAGTTGGTCAGACAAATGCCAGATACAAGATGATAGAGGGCGGAGATAAGATCTTGCTTGGTCTTAGCGGTGGTAAGGATAGCCTCGCACTAGCTCACGTACTAAAGCATATCCAAAACGTTACACCTGAGAAATTTGAGTTTAAAGCAGTAACGTTAAGCTACGGCATGGGTGAGGACTACGCTTATCTTACGAAGCATTGCAATGAGCACGGAATAGAGCACGAAGTAATAGATAGCTCAATCTTTGAAATTTCAAAAGAGAAAATCCGTAAAAATTCTAGCTTTTGTAGTTTCTTTTCTCGTATGAGAAGAGGTTATCTTTATACTTACGCCTTAAAGCATGGTTTTAATAAACTCGCGATTGCTCATCATTTAGACGATGCAGCGGAGAGCTTTTTTATGAACTTTACATATAATGGTGCACTAAGGACGCTTGCTCCAAAATATACTGCAAAAAATGGAATCACGGTTATTAGACCGTTTATCTTCATTCGCGAGAGACAGCTTCGCGAAAATGCTATCAAAAATGAATTAAGAGTCATTGGCGATGAAGCATGCCCTGCAATGAGATTTGACGTAAAGATGCCGCATGCTAGATATGAAACCAAACAGCTTCTAGCAACATTAGAAAAAGAAAATCCAAAACTTTTTACTTCGCTAAAAGCAGCATTTGAAAATATCCATACTGATACTTTTTTTGCTCTCAATAGCAGTAGTGAAGAGTAA
- the recO gene encoding recombination protein RecO codes for MQGYILRVQKVRDEDLLVFVLTPNLLVKSYRFFGARHSNIMTGYKIDFELEQEAKFLPKLRSILHLGFKWLLERDKLIIWQQFMRLLYDHLKEVEQLDEIYFNELDRCAKQMQLQNPKRLIIESYVKILEYEGRLHSELECFICDEEIESELCLTRGFLPSHKHCLDRSEFDASKIKNLFDTKSTIELNDDEINRLYKILLDGL; via the coding sequence ATGCAAGGCTACATCCTGCGCGTGCAAAAGGTCAGAGACGAGGACCTTTTAGTCTTTGTGCTAACGCCAAATTTGCTCGTAAAGTCGTATAGATTTTTTGGCGCTCGCCACTCAAACATCATGACTGGCTACAAGATCGACTTTGAGCTAGAGCAAGAGGCAAAATTTCTACCAAAGCTTAGAAGCATACTTCATCTTGGCTTTAAATGGCTGCTAGAGCGCGATAAGCTCATCATTTGGCAGCAGTTCATGCGCCTACTTTATGATCATCTAAAAGAGGTCGAGCAGCTCGATGAAATTTATTTTAATGAGCTTGATCGCTGCGCCAAACAGATGCAGCTACAAAATCCAAAACGCCTTATCATCGAAAGCTACGTTAAAATTTTAGAGTATGAAGGTAGGCTTCACAGCGAGCTTGAGTGCTTCATCTGCGACGAGGAGATAGAGAGCGAGCTTTGCTTAACTCGTGGTTTTTTACCCTCTCACAAGCACTGCCTTGATAGGAGCGAATTTGACGCTAGCAAGATCAAAAATTTGTTTGATACAAAAAGCACGATCGAGCTAAATGACGATGAGATAAACCGACTTTATAAAATTTTACTTGACGGGCTTTAG